The following are from one region of the Chanos chanos chromosome 10, fChaCha1.1, whole genome shotgun sequence genome:
- the ackr3a gene encoding atypical chemokine receptor 3a has translation MSFAEGELPELFNTWNDLNISGLLENISHVELHMCHTAFNRTALLHAMCTLYIFIFVIGLAANALVVWVNVRAKHHQRRHGTHLYILNLAVADLSVVATLPVWVSSLVQGGVWSFGEAACKLTHLVFSVNLFASIFFLTCMSVDRYLSVATRLCELSSRRWRLARCVACAGSWLLALVASVPDTYFLQAVTEPHSKVTQCQPVYPEDNPHGWMVGVQISFVILGFAVPFPIITVSYALLARALASSSSSSSSPSSSSATDQERNVSRKVILTYIVVFLACWAPYHAVLLADAVVLLGALPLSCRAENALYVAMHLTQCLSLLHCCVNPVVYSFVHRHYRYDLMKAFIFKYSTRTGLAHLMDASQGTETEYSAVENPPVVATGSPSEPEEIQT, from the coding sequence ATGAGCTTCGCCGAGGGAGAGCTCCCTGAACTCTTCAACACATGGAACGACCTAAACATCTCAGGCTTACTAGAGAACATATCACACGTGGAACTGCACATGTGTCATACAGCCTTCAACCGCACCGCCCTCCTCCACGCCATGTGCAcactttacattttcattttcgtGATTGGCCTGGCTGCCAATGCCCTGGTGGTGTGGGTCAACGTCCGTGCCAAGCACCACCAGCGTCGCCATGGGACGCACCTCTACATCCTGAACCTGGCGGTGGCAGACCTCAGCGTGGTCGCCACGCTGCCGGTGTGGGTGAGCTCGCTGGTGCAAGGAGGGGTCTGGTCCTTTGGCGAAGCTGCCTGTAAACTCACGCACCTCGTCTTCAGCGTCAACCTTTTCGCCAGCATCTTCTTCCTCACGTGCATGAGCGTGGATCGCTATCTGTCCGTGGCGACACGGCTGTGTGAGCTGTCCAGTCGCCGGTGGAGGCTCGCGCGCTGCGTGGCATGTGCGGGGTCCTGGCTTTTGGCGCTAGTGGCATCCGTACCTGACACCTACTTcctgcaggctgtgacagagcctCATTCCAAGGTGACCCAGTGCCAGCCGGTCTATCCGGAGGACAATCCGCATGGGTGGATGGTGGGAGTGCAGATCAGTTTTGTGATACTGGGATTCGCTGTGCCTTTCCCAATCATCACCGTTTCCTACGCGCTGTTGGCAAGGGCCCTagcttcctcatcttcctcttcctcctcgccctcctcttcctcggcTACGGACCAGGAGCGAAACGTGAGCCGGAAGGTCATTCTGACCTACATTGTGGTGTTCCTGGCGTGCTGGGCACCGTACCATGCGGTGTTGCTGGCCGATGCCGTTGTTTTGTTGGGAGCGTTACCACTGAGCTGCAGAGCGGAAAATGCACTGTACGTGGCGATGCATCTCACCCAGTGCCTGTCACTGCTTCACTGCTGTGTCAATCCAGTGGTTTACAGCTTCGTGCACCGCCACTACCGCTATGACCTGATGAAGGCTTTCATCTTCAAGTACTCCACCCGCACTGGACTGGCCCACCTCATGGATGCCTCGCAGGGCACAGAGACCGAATATTCTGCCGTGGAAAACCCCCCTGTTGTGGCAACAGGAAGCCCCTCTGAACCTGAGGAAATTCAGACCTGA